The Manihot esculenta cultivar AM560-2 chromosome 1, M.esculenta_v8, whole genome shotgun sequence genome has a window encoding:
- the LOC110623500 gene encoding pentatricopeptide repeat-containing protein At1g09900 isoform X2 — MKFEKQQYLCLEEAKTRCPASRNGEREDFYDSNDGSKKFRLMGFHDAECKSSSFDEIEGDVECSDSDNDDNDILVVNSVNRNHGQNEGVRKIEIEEEEFRHPLVREICRLIELRSTWNPKLEGEMRRLLRSLKPRQVCAVLQSQDDERVALKFFYWADRQWRYRHNPIVYYAMLEVLSKTKLCQGARRVLRLMARRGIVCQPEAFAYAMVAYSRAGKLRNAMQVLTVMQKAGIEPNLLICNTTIHILIMANKLEKALRFLERMKLVGITPDVLTYNCLIKGYCDVHQIDGAMELIAEMPLKGCSPDKVSYYTVLGFLSKYKRIKEIKDLLEKMMKDNKLFPDQVTYNTLIHMLSKHGHADEAIEFLREAEERGFQVDKVGHSAIVDSFCKQGKIEQAKAIVNEMFTKGCSPDVVTYTAVVNGLCKVGQVEEAKKMLQQMYKHGYKPNTVSYTALLNGLCRNGKSLEAREMMNMSEEDWWTPNAITYSVVMHGLRREGKLAEACDVVREMLRKGFFPTPVEINLLINSLCWEGKTVDAKIFMEECLKWGCAVNAVNFTTVIHGFCRKDNIDAALSLLDDMYLNNKHPDAVTYTTIINALAKKGRIEEATKFTLLMLKKGLDPTPVTYRTVIHWYCQIGKVENLLKLLDKMLSRKKCRTAYNQVIEKLCSFGDLEAADKLLGKVLRTASRIDANTCHVLMESYLSKGIPLSSYRVAVRMFNRNLIPDLELCEKVSKKLTLEGKSEEADNLMLRFVERGNTLHHGQHISQSS; from the exons ATGAAATTTGAAAAGCAGCAATACTTGTGTCTGGAGGAAGCGAAAACTAGATGCCCAG CTTCAAGAAATGGAGAAAGAGAGGATTTTTATGATAGCAACGATGGTTCTAAAAAGTTTAGACTAATGGGTTTTCATGATGCTGAGTGCAAAAGTAGTAGTTTTGACGAGATTGAAGGAGATGTAGAATGTAGCGATAGTGATAATGATGATAATGATATTTTGGTTGTGAATTCTGTTAATAGAAACCATGGTCAAAATGAAGGCGTTAGGAAAATTgagatagaagaagaagaatttcgACACCCTTTGGTGAGAGAAATTTGTAGGTTGATTGAACTTAGGTCGACTTGGAATCCTAAGCTTGAAGGGGAAATGAGGCGTTTACTAAGAAGCCTCAAACCTCGACAAGTTTGTGCTGTTTTGCAGTCCCAAGATGATGAAAGGGTTgctttaaaatttttctattgGGCTGACCGGCAATGGCGGTATAGGCACAACCCAATTGTGTATTATGCAATGCTTGAGGTCCTTAGTAAAACTAAATTGTGTCAAGGTGCTAGGAGAGTTCTTCGGCTCATGGCACGTAGAGGAATTGTGTGTCAGCCTGAAGCTTTTGCTTATGCAATGGTGGCATATAGTCGGGCAGGTAAGTTGAGGAATGCAATGCAAGTCTTGACTGTTATGCAGAAAGCAGGTATTGAACCTAATTTGTTGATATGTAACACTACCATTCACATTTTGATAATGGCAAATAAGTTGGAGAAGGCACTTAGATTTTTAGAGAGAATGAAACTTGTTGGAATCACACCAGATGTTCTCACTTATAATTGTTTGATCAAAGGATACTGTGATGTTCATCAAATTGACGGTGCCATGGAGTTGATTGCTGAAATGCCCCTCAAAGGATGCTCCCCGGATAAAGTTAGTTACTATACTGTGTTGGGTTTTCTTTCCAAGTACAAGAGGATCAAAGAAATAAAAGACTTATTAGAGAAGATGATGAAGGACAATAAGCTGTTTCCTGATCAGGTTACTTATAATACTCTAATTCATATGCTTTCCAAGCATGGGCATGCAGATGAAGCAATTGAGTTTTTAAGGGAAGCTGAAGAAAGGGGATTTCAGGTTGATAAAGTTGGGCATAGTGCTATAGTTGACTCATTTTGTAAGCAGGGAAAGATAGAGCAGGCAAAAGCAATTGTGAATGAAATGTTCACTAAAGGTTGCTCTCCTGATGTAGTGACGTATACTGCTGTGGTTAATGGACTTTGTAAGGTTGGGCAGGTAGAGGAGGCTAAAAAGATGCTTCAGCAAATGTACAAGCATGGATATAAGCCAAACACTGTATCCTATACTGCCTTGCTAAATGGGCTTTGTCGAAATGGAAAATCATTGGAGGCAAGGGAGATGATGAACATGAGCGAGGAAGACTGGTGGACCCCAAATGCTATCACTTATAGTGTTGTGATGCATGGGCTGCGAAGGGAAGGGAAGCTGGCTGAGGCTTGTGATGTGGTGAGAGAGATGCTTAGGAAGGGATTTTTCCCAACTCCtgttgaaattaatttattaattaattcactTTGCTGGGAGGGAAAAACAGTTGATGCAAAAATATTTATGGAGGAGTGTTTAAAATGGGGTTGTGCTGTCAATGCAGTAAACTTTACTACTGTGATTCATGGATTTTGCCGGAAGGATAATATAGATGCTGCTCTGTCATTGCTGGATGACATGTACCTAAACAACAAACATCCTGATGCAGTCACTTATACAACAATAATTAATGCACTTGCAAAGAAAGGTAGAATAGAAGAGGCTACTAAATTTACTCTGCTGATGCTTAAGAAGGGATTGGATCCTACACCTGTGACATATAGAACAGTGATCCACTGGTATTGTCAAATAGGAAAAGtggaaaatttattaaaattattggaCAAAATGCTTTCACGGAAAAAATGCAGAACAGCATATAATCAAGTTATTGAGAAACTATGTAGCTTTGGAGACCTGGAGGCAGCTGATAAACTCTTAGGTAAGGTTTTGAGAACAGCCTCAAGAATTGATGCTAATACATGCCATGTGCTAATGGAGAGCTATTTGAGTAAAGGGATTCCTCTATCATCTTATAGAGTAGCTGTTAGAATGTTTAACCGGAATCTGATTCCTGATTTGGAGTTGTGTGAAAAGGTGAGTAAGAAACTGACATTAGAAGGAAAATCAGAGGAGGCAGATAACCTCATGCTACGTTTTGTTGAACGAGGAAATACCTTACATCATGGTCAACATATCTCACAAAGCTCGTGA
- the LOC110623500 gene encoding pentatricopeptide repeat-containing protein At1g09900 isoform X1, which yields MFFVFNSHHAIRKAIANPHKVADFFQLRPSVFGIDFAYRSTCNICGHPSALILFNSFSSSLASRNGEREDFYDSNDGSKKFRLMGFHDAECKSSSFDEIEGDVECSDSDNDDNDILVVNSVNRNHGQNEGVRKIEIEEEEFRHPLVREICRLIELRSTWNPKLEGEMRRLLRSLKPRQVCAVLQSQDDERVALKFFYWADRQWRYRHNPIVYYAMLEVLSKTKLCQGARRVLRLMARRGIVCQPEAFAYAMVAYSRAGKLRNAMQVLTVMQKAGIEPNLLICNTTIHILIMANKLEKALRFLERMKLVGITPDVLTYNCLIKGYCDVHQIDGAMELIAEMPLKGCSPDKVSYYTVLGFLSKYKRIKEIKDLLEKMMKDNKLFPDQVTYNTLIHMLSKHGHADEAIEFLREAEERGFQVDKVGHSAIVDSFCKQGKIEQAKAIVNEMFTKGCSPDVVTYTAVVNGLCKVGQVEEAKKMLQQMYKHGYKPNTVSYTALLNGLCRNGKSLEAREMMNMSEEDWWTPNAITYSVVMHGLRREGKLAEACDVVREMLRKGFFPTPVEINLLINSLCWEGKTVDAKIFMEECLKWGCAVNAVNFTTVIHGFCRKDNIDAALSLLDDMYLNNKHPDAVTYTTIINALAKKGRIEEATKFTLLMLKKGLDPTPVTYRTVIHWYCQIGKVENLLKLLDKMLSRKKCRTAYNQVIEKLCSFGDLEAADKLLGKVLRTASRIDANTCHVLMESYLSKGIPLSSYRVAVRMFNRNLIPDLELCEKVSKKLTLEGKSEEADNLMLRFVERGNTLHHGQHISQSS from the coding sequence ATGTTTTTTGTTTTCAATTCTCACCATGCAATTCGCAAAGCAATTGCTAATCCTCACAAGGTAGCTGATTTCTTTCAGTTACGTCCTTCTGTATTTGGTATTGATTTTGCATATAGATCCACATGCAATATTTGTGGTCACCCTTCTGCGTTAATTTTGTTCAATTCGTTTTCCTCTTCTTTAGCTTCAAGAAATGGAGAAAGAGAGGATTTTTATGATAGCAACGATGGTTCTAAAAAGTTTAGACTAATGGGTTTTCATGATGCTGAGTGCAAAAGTAGTAGTTTTGACGAGATTGAAGGAGATGTAGAATGTAGCGATAGTGATAATGATGATAATGATATTTTGGTTGTGAATTCTGTTAATAGAAACCATGGTCAAAATGAAGGCGTTAGGAAAATTgagatagaagaagaagaatttcgACACCCTTTGGTGAGAGAAATTTGTAGGTTGATTGAACTTAGGTCGACTTGGAATCCTAAGCTTGAAGGGGAAATGAGGCGTTTACTAAGAAGCCTCAAACCTCGACAAGTTTGTGCTGTTTTGCAGTCCCAAGATGATGAAAGGGTTgctttaaaatttttctattgGGCTGACCGGCAATGGCGGTATAGGCACAACCCAATTGTGTATTATGCAATGCTTGAGGTCCTTAGTAAAACTAAATTGTGTCAAGGTGCTAGGAGAGTTCTTCGGCTCATGGCACGTAGAGGAATTGTGTGTCAGCCTGAAGCTTTTGCTTATGCAATGGTGGCATATAGTCGGGCAGGTAAGTTGAGGAATGCAATGCAAGTCTTGACTGTTATGCAGAAAGCAGGTATTGAACCTAATTTGTTGATATGTAACACTACCATTCACATTTTGATAATGGCAAATAAGTTGGAGAAGGCACTTAGATTTTTAGAGAGAATGAAACTTGTTGGAATCACACCAGATGTTCTCACTTATAATTGTTTGATCAAAGGATACTGTGATGTTCATCAAATTGACGGTGCCATGGAGTTGATTGCTGAAATGCCCCTCAAAGGATGCTCCCCGGATAAAGTTAGTTACTATACTGTGTTGGGTTTTCTTTCCAAGTACAAGAGGATCAAAGAAATAAAAGACTTATTAGAGAAGATGATGAAGGACAATAAGCTGTTTCCTGATCAGGTTACTTATAATACTCTAATTCATATGCTTTCCAAGCATGGGCATGCAGATGAAGCAATTGAGTTTTTAAGGGAAGCTGAAGAAAGGGGATTTCAGGTTGATAAAGTTGGGCATAGTGCTATAGTTGACTCATTTTGTAAGCAGGGAAAGATAGAGCAGGCAAAAGCAATTGTGAATGAAATGTTCACTAAAGGTTGCTCTCCTGATGTAGTGACGTATACTGCTGTGGTTAATGGACTTTGTAAGGTTGGGCAGGTAGAGGAGGCTAAAAAGATGCTTCAGCAAATGTACAAGCATGGATATAAGCCAAACACTGTATCCTATACTGCCTTGCTAAATGGGCTTTGTCGAAATGGAAAATCATTGGAGGCAAGGGAGATGATGAACATGAGCGAGGAAGACTGGTGGACCCCAAATGCTATCACTTATAGTGTTGTGATGCATGGGCTGCGAAGGGAAGGGAAGCTGGCTGAGGCTTGTGATGTGGTGAGAGAGATGCTTAGGAAGGGATTTTTCCCAACTCCtgttgaaattaatttattaattaattcactTTGCTGGGAGGGAAAAACAGTTGATGCAAAAATATTTATGGAGGAGTGTTTAAAATGGGGTTGTGCTGTCAATGCAGTAAACTTTACTACTGTGATTCATGGATTTTGCCGGAAGGATAATATAGATGCTGCTCTGTCATTGCTGGATGACATGTACCTAAACAACAAACATCCTGATGCAGTCACTTATACAACAATAATTAATGCACTTGCAAAGAAAGGTAGAATAGAAGAGGCTACTAAATTTACTCTGCTGATGCTTAAGAAGGGATTGGATCCTACACCTGTGACATATAGAACAGTGATCCACTGGTATTGTCAAATAGGAAAAGtggaaaatttattaaaattattggaCAAAATGCTTTCACGGAAAAAATGCAGAACAGCATATAATCAAGTTATTGAGAAACTATGTAGCTTTGGAGACCTGGAGGCAGCTGATAAACTCTTAGGTAAGGTTTTGAGAACAGCCTCAAGAATTGATGCTAATACATGCCATGTGCTAATGGAGAGCTATTTGAGTAAAGGGATTCCTCTATCATCTTATAGAGTAGCTGTTAGAATGTTTAACCGGAATCTGATTCCTGATTTGGAGTTGTGTGAAAAGGTGAGTAAGAAACTGACATTAGAAGGAAAATCAGAGGAGGCAGATAACCTCATGCTACGTTTTGTTGAACGAGGAAATACCTTACATCATGGTCAACATATCTCACAAAGCTCGTGA